The Pseudomonas solani genome segment TTGAGCGGGCCGCCGGCGTCGAGCTGCAGGCCGTAGTGGTCCCAAGTGCCGGCCTTGCCGGTGATGGCGAGGGTGGGGGCGTACTGGCCGCGCTTGCGCACCAGGTTCACCGCGCCGCCTGGGCTGCCGGCGCCTTGCAGCAGGGCGGCGGCGCCACGGAGGATTTCCACGCGGTCGAAGAACACCAGGTCCTGGGTCGCCCAGTTGCCCAGCACGTAGAAGTTGCGCGGCACCGGCACGCCGTCGTACTGCCAGTCGTCGATCTGGAAGCCGCGCGAGGAGATGACCATGCCTGGGCCGATGCCCTGGGCGCCCACCAGGCCGGTGGTGCGGTTGACCGCTTCGCGCAGGTCGGTGATGCCCTGGTCGTCGAGCTGCTTGCGGGTGATGACGGTGACCGACTGGGGGATTTCCTTCAGCGTCCGGTCACCCTTGCCGATGCTGATGGCGCGGGCGGCATAGGAGCCGCTGCCTTCGCTGGTGGCGCTGAGGCCGGCGGCGTTGACGGTGGTGGCGCCCAGCTCCATGGCGCCGGTGCTGTCGGCCTTGGGCTGCACGCTGTAGTTGCCGCTTTCGGTGACCCGCAGTTCCAGGCCGCTGCCTTCGAGGGCGCGCTGCATGGCCTGGGTGGCGGTCATCGAGCCCCTGACGGCCGGCGCCAGCTTGCCCTTGACCAGTACCGGCTCCAGGGACACCACCTGGCCGCTCTGGCTGGCGATGGCATTGAGCGTTTCCGCCAGGCTGGCGGCGGGCAGGTCGAAGGCCAGCACCTGTTGCTGGCTGGCGGGCTGGCTGTAGACGTAGCCGAGCGGGCCGGTGGCGGCGAGCGCGACGGCGATGGCAATGGCGCGGGGCCAGGGTTTGCGCACGGAGATTCTCCTGAATGTGTGGGCGTTGTCAGGAGATAGGTGGGACGAACGCAAAAAACCGGACACGAATGAGATGAATTTTCATTCGCTGCCTGTGCAGGCCGCTATCCATGGGCTTCGCGGCATTCAAACGGCCGCGCTGATCAAGGTCAGCCAGGGGCCGTAGGTGTCGACGCGGATCGGCAGGGTTTCGCCCAGGGCGGTGAGCGCGCGGTCGGGGTCGTCCAGGGGGAACACGCCCTGGACCTTGATCTGGCGGACCTCGGGGCTGACCCGGATCAGCCCGCGTCGGTAGGGGCGCAGGGCGTCGATCACCGCCTCCAGGGGCTCGTCCAGCACATTGAGGCGGCCTTGCAGCCAGCCCGCGCGGTTGCGCTGGTCGCCGCTGAGCAGTTCGATGTGGCGGGCATGCAGCAGCGCCGCCTGCCCTTCGCCGAGGCCGAGGGAGCCGCCCAGCAACTGCGACGCCTGGGCGCCGCGCTCCAGCGCCACCGCGCGGGTGCTTTCCGCGAGCTGTTCCACCAGCAGGCGCCCGCCCAGGGTGCGCACGTCGCCCTGGCGGGTACGCACCACCAGGGGCTGGGTGCTGCCCTGGGCCGCACGGATCACCAGCGCGCCCTGGCGCAGGTGCAACAAGTGGGCGTTGGTGGAGACGTCGAGGTCGACGGCGCTGTCGGCGTTGAGCTCCAGCAGGCTGCCATCGGCCAGGGTGAAGCGGCGTCGCTCGCCGGTGCCGGTGCGCAGGTCGGCCATCAACGCCTGCCCGGCCTGGCTGCTGGCGCCGAGCCAGAGGCCGCCACCCAGCAGGCCGAGGCCGGCCAGGCCACGCAGCAGGTTGCGTCGCGACAGTTCCGGTTGCAGCAGGGCTTCGCGGGCCAGGCCCGGGGCGCGCCGCTCGAAGCTGCGCAGGGTGTCGTAGTGGCCGCCGAGGCCGCCTTGCAGGCGGGCCCAGGCGTCCTGGTGGCTGCTGTCGCTGTTCAGCCAGGTTTCGAAACGGGCCTGCTGGCGGGCGTCGGGCGTGCCGGCGCGCAGCCGCACCATCCAGGCGATGGCTTCTTCGCCGGCGCGGTCGATAGGGGCCTGGCTCATGGCTGCACCCCGGTGAGGTAGCACTGGCGCAGGGCCTGGGTCATGTAGCGGCCGACGGTGCGCTCGGAGACGTCCAGGCGCCGGCCGATCTCGGCGTAGCCGAGGCCGTCGAGCTGGCTCATGAGGAAGGCCTTCTTCACCGCTTGGGGCAGGCCGGCGAGGCTGCGGTCGACGGCGTGCAGGGCCTCCAGCAGCAGGTGGATCTCTTCCGGCGAGGGGGCCAGCTCCTCCGGCAGCAGCATCAGCCGCTCCAGGTAGGCCTGCTCCAGGCGCCGACGCCGGTGGCGGTCGAAGATCAGCCGCCGGGCGATGGTGGAGAGGTAGGCGCGGGGCTGCTCGATGGTGGCCGGGTCGACCTGGGCGACCAGCAGCTGGCAGAAGGTTTCGGCCGCCGTGTCTTCGGCGTCCGCGCGGTTGCGCAGCTGCCGCTGCACATGCTGCAGCAGCCAGCGGTGGTGGTCGCTGAAGAAGAAACCCAGTTTGCTGGACGCGGACACGGGAGGGGAACCGGATACAAATGAGAATGCGTCGTATCTTATACAAATGCCCGTGCAGGTCCACCTGAACCGTTGCGGGCCCGATGCAGCGGGCCGGGGGCCAAGCGTCCGGCGCACCGATACGCCGCCTTCTGCAGGGCTGCCGCAGCCCTCGTCATGCCTGCCCTCGGCGCCTCATCAAGGGCATTTTCCTGACCTTTCAGATGATAATTATTCTCGTAAAGGCTAAATAAGCCGCCCCCTCTTCGTCTCCAGTGCAACGGAATTTTTCACTCGACGACAAGGAGTCGGCAGCGATGTTCGTGCCATTCACCCGTTTCATGACGATCACATTGGGCCTCTGTGGCGCGGCGCTCAGCCCCGCCCTGCTGGCCGAAACCGAGCCTGCCCGGAGCCCCGATCCGCACGCTACGCCCCTGGAGCTGGAGGCCACCAGCGTCACCGCCGAGGGCCTCGGGGCGACCACCGAGAACACCGGGTCGTACACCACCGGCAGCATGAACACCGCCACGCGCTTGAACCTGTCGATCAAGGAAACCCCGCAGTCGGTGTCGGTGGTGACCCGCCAGCAGATGGATGACTTCAAGCTCGACACCCTGACCGAGGTACTGGGGCAAACCACCGGGGTGGTGGTGCAGCACCTGGACTCCGACCGGGCGATCTATTCGTCACGGGGCTATGGCATCGACAACTTCCAGGTCGACGGCATGCTCAACACCTTCAGCCGCATGAAGTCCGACTCGGACACCATCATCTATGACCGCATCGAGGTGGTGCGCGGCGCCACCGGCCTGACCACGGGCGCGGGTGATCCCTCGGCCACCGTCAACATGGTGCGCAAGCGCCCCACCCGCGAATGGGCGGCCAGGGCCGGCGCCAGCGGTGGCAGCTACGACAACTACTACAGCTATGTGGATGTCGGCGGCCCCCTGGCGTTCGAGGGGCGCCTGCGCGGGCGCGCGGTGCTGGCCTATCGCGACAGCCAGTCGTTCCGTGATCACTACGCGCAGCAACGGGAGGTGGGCTACGGCATCCTCGAGGCCGACCTGACCGAAAGCACCACCCTGGCCCTGGGCTTCGACTACCAGGACAAGCAGGTCCAGGGCACCTCCTGGGGCACGTTGCCCTACTGGAATGCCTCGGGTGACAAGGCCAACCTGCCGCGCTCCACCAACATGGCGGCGCACTGGAGTTCCTGGCCGCTTCAGGACAAGACAAGCTTCGCGACCCTCGACCAGCAGCTGGGTGGCGACTGGCACCTCAAGGCGGCCTACACCCACCGCGACAGCGAGAGCGACGGCAAGGTCTACTACGGCGGTGGTGGTATCCCGGAGGCCGACCGCTCGGGCATGAGCGCCTGGACCAGCCACATGATCGGCACGCAGAAAATGCGCGTGTATGACGTCAACCTGGCGGGCTCCTACAGCCTGCTGGGGCGCGATCACGAACTGATGCTGGGCTATGGCGAAGCCGAGCGCCGCGACTGGTCGCCCTACACCATTCCCGGCCCGACACCCCCGGGTTACACCGACATCGACGACTGGAAGTACATGGGCGGCATCGGCAAGTTCCCCGACACCGTGACCCACCTGCCCGGTTCCGACGGCAGCACCCGGCAGAAGGCCGGCTACCTGGCCACCCGCCTGAGCCTGCGCGATGACCTGCATGCGGTGCTGGGCAGCCGCTACGGCAGCTGGAAAAACCAGGCCCGCAGCTATGAGTACGATGCCAACGACCAGCTGACCGGCATCGAGGACACCCGCCAGCAGCACAACGACATGTGGACGCCCTATGCCGGCCTGCTCTACGACCTGACCCCCGAATACACGCTGTACGTCAGCTACACCGACATCTTCAAACCCCAGGAACTGCGCGACGCCAACCGCAAGTACCTGGAGCCGGTGGTGGGCGCCAACTACGAGCTGGGGCTCAAGGGCAGCCTGCTGGAGGAGCGCCTGAACCTGGCCACGGCGGTGTTCTGGAGCAAGCAGGACAACGTCGGCGAGCTGGACAGCTCGGTGCCGCCGGACCCGGTCACCGGCGAGGAGTTCTACAAGTCGGGCGGCAAGGGCGGCAAGGCCCAGGGGTTCGAGGCCGAGGTTTCGGGCGAGGTCCTGCCGGACTGGAACCTGACGGCCGGCTACTCCTACACCCACGCGCTGGATGGCGAGAAGCAGCGCAGCAATGGCGGTGAGCCGATGAACATGCTGCGCCTGTCGACGGCCTATCGCCTGCCGGGGCAATGGCGCGCGCTGACCGTCGGCGGCACCTTGAACTGGCAGAGCGAGATCTATGGCAACACCCGGCGCCCGGTGGGGCGCGACAGCGGCGGTGCGATCATCACCCAGACCACCCGCGTCCATCAGCAGGCCTACAGCGTGGCGGGGCTGATGTCGCGCTACGAGTTCGACAGGCACCTGTCGGTGTCGCTCAACGTGAGCAACCTGTTCGACAAGAAGTACTACGAGCGGGTTGGCTTCTATAACGGCGTTTACTGGGGCGAACCGCGCACCCTGACCCTGGGGCTGGACTGGACGCTCTGAGCCTTCGCCGCGCGGGTTGCTGAGGAGCAGGCAGGCACGAGGCCGGCTCCCTCAGGCGGGACCGGCCTCGTGGAAGCCGCCCTGGGCGGGCGGCTCGGGGTGGGCGACGGATCTAGCCGCGATGGCGCAACATGTAGGTCGCCAGGGCCACGGCACCTACGGCGCCCGCCGCGACGCCAGCGGTGGCCAGCGGGTGCTCACGGCCGTACTCGCGGGTGGCGATACCGGCCTTGGCCGTGCGCTCCCAGGCCTGGCCGGCCAGATCACGGGAGCGACTCAGGGTGCGCAGGGCGCCGTCCTGGATGGCACTGAGCGAGTGCTGCGACTCTGCTTCCACCACGTGCTTGATGCGCTCGATACCGCTGCGCAGTTGTTCGATTTCCTGCTCGATGCCCTGCAGGGTGGATTTCTTGCGCGAAGACATGAAGAAAGCCATGTCGTACCTCCTCTTTCGGGTTGGGGTACTAGGTCCGACCCACGTATCGCCGAGGAGTGCAGCTAATCTGAACTTATTCGTGGGATTCCGGGCCTGAGATGGCAAGTGGCCCATTTCCGAAAGCAAGGAGAACAACCATGTCTGATCATCACACCTACAAGAAGATCGAGATCGTCGGCTCCTCCCGCACCAGCATCGACGAAGCCATCAACAACGCCCTGGCCGAGGCGGCGAAGTCCATCCGCAACCTCGACTGGTTCGAGGTGGTGGAGACCCGTGGGCACATCGAGAACGGCAAGGTGGGCCACTACCAGGTCACCCTGAAGGTCGGATTCCGACTCAGTGATAGCTGAGCGTCTTACAGAAAAGGCCTAGTCCCTGGGCTAGGCTCACACAGGTTTGGCCATGTGGCGTCTAAACGAACAAGACCACAGGTGCCATCCGCTTGGGGACGTCTGGTCCCCTTGGCTCGCTCGAGCCTTTCTTTTCTACAACGAGGGAGCGTTACCGATGAAGAAACTGTTGTTGGCCGTTGGCCTGTTCACCCTTGCCGGTTCGGCTTTTGCCGCCGCCAAGCCCTGCGAGGAGCTGAAGTCCGAAATCGACGCGAAGATCAAGGCGAACGGAGCCACCTCCTACACCCTTGAGATCGTCGACAAGGGCAGCGCGACCGACAAGAAAGTGGTCGGCAGCTGCGAAGCGGGCAGCAAGGAAATCGTCTACCAGCGCAATTGATCGCGCGATGAGCAGTAAAGCCGGCGTTCGCGCCGGCTTTTTTATGGGCGCCCGGCGGGCCCCATGGCTTACCCGGAGGTGCCCTGGTTACCGAAAAGTGCCTTCTGGTGGCTGCCGCCGGGTAGGCCTACAGTAGCTCGCCTGTGTCTTACGGAAGGCGTGAGTCTTCCCCTGAGCAAGGTCCCTTCGCTATGTCAGCCCTTTCTTCCCTGCCCCTTTCCGTCCTCGACCTGGCCCCCATCCGCGACGATGGCGGCCCCGCCCAGGCGCTGCACAACTCCCTGGCCCTGGCGCGCCATGTGGAGCAGCTCGGTTTCTCGCGCTTCTGGGTGGCCGAGCACCACAACATGGAAGGCATCGCCAGCTCCGCCACTTCGGTGCTGCTGGGTTACCTGGCGGCCAATACCTCGACGCTGCGCCTCGGCTCCGGCGGAATCATGCTGCCCAACCACGCGCCGCTGGTGGTGGCCGAGCAGTTCGGCACCCTCGCCACGCTCTACCCGGGGCGCATCGAGCTGGGCCTCGGCCGCGCGCCGGGCGCCGACCACCTGACCGCCCGTGCCCTGCGCCGCGAGCGTTCCGGCAGCGCCGACGATTTCCCCCAGGACGTGGAAGAGCTGGAGCTGTTGCTCGGCCCGCGCCTGGAAGGCCAGAAGGTCATCGCCATGCCCGGCATGGACACCCATGTGCCGATCTGGCTGCTCGGCTCCAGCCTGTTCAGCGCCCAGCTGGCCGGGCAGAAGGGCTTGCCCTACGCCTTCGCTTCGCACTTCGCACCGCGCTACATGCACGAGGCGATACGCGTGTACCGCAACCACTTCCGCCCCTCGGCGGTGCTCGATGCGCCCTACGTGATGCTCGGCGTGCCGCTGGTGGCGGCGCCCACGGACGAGGAGGCGGACTTCCTCGCCACCACCGTCTACCAGCGTGTACTGAGCCTGATGCGCGGCGAGAGCCTGGTGCTGCGCCCGCCGGTGGACAGCATGGCTGGGCGCTGGTTGCCCCACGAGAAGGAGGCGGTCGGCAGCTTCCTGGCGATGGCCATGGTGGGCGGGCCGGAGAAGATCCGCGGCAAGCTGGAGGTGCTGCTGGAGCAGACCGGCGCGGACGAGCTGATCTTCACCTGCGACGTCTACCAGCACGAACACCGCCTGCGCGCCTTCGACATCCTCGCCGACCTGCGCGGCTGAGTCAGATCGGCCCGCAACCCAGGGTGTCGCCCCGCGCCACCACGTTGCGCTGGGCGTCGTACATCAGCACCTGCGGGCGCATGACGATGGGCCGGGCGTCGATGCGGTAGCGCTCGCCGGCGACGAAGCCGTCGTAACGGATGCGCACGTGGCAGGTGAGTTGGAAGGAACCGGAATCGCTATTGAGGCTGCCGCCGCTGGAGACCTCGAACTGGTAGCGCATCTCCAGTTCGTGGCGGCCTGGGCTGACCTGGTAGTAGCGGCCGTCGGCGGTGCGCTTGCCGTCCAGGCGGTCGGCCATGAAGCTGGTGCCCGGCTCGCCGCGCAGGTCGATCCAGGCCTGAGCCGGGTCGGGTTGGGGCAGCGGGCCGGCGCAGGCGGTCAGGCTGGCCAGCAGGAGCGCGGCGGGTAGCTTGCGCATGGCGGAGTCCTCGGGAGGGCGTGGCGTGCAGGATAAACCCGCCGCCCGTTTTCAGACATCGCCGCAGCGACTTTCCCGGGCTCGCGCCACTTCGCGGTTGTCGTCGGTATAGAGCCGCGCCCAGGGGCGGAAGCCGATGCCGCCGGCCTTGAGTTCGTAGCGCTGGCCGGCGCTGAACGCCGGGTAGTCCAGCTTCAGCAGGCAGGTGCGGGTCATGGCTTCGCGCTGGGGGCCGATGTCGTGGCCGTCCACATCGAAGCTGAAGCGCACTTCCAGTTCATGGCTGCCGGGGGTCACCTGGAAGTAGCGATCGTCCTCCAGGGGCTGGCGGTCCACGCTGGCCGCCTGCAGGGCGTGCTTGTCCGGCTGGTCGAGGTCGACCCAGGCCTGGTCGGGGTCGTGGCTCGGCATGATCAGCGAGCAGCCGCCGAGGTTGAGCAGCAGGACAGTGGGAAGCAGGCGACGCATGCGGCAACTCCTTATGGCGTGCGGTGGGCCCATGCGCTAGCTTCACGCCATGCCGGCCACCATTCTTCTAGCCTCTCTCGACCGCGTCCGCACCCTTGCGGTTCCGTTGCTGCTCGCCCTGGCGCTGAACGGTTGCTCCAGCCTGGACTACTACGGCCAGCTGGCCAGCGGGCAGCTGCAGTTGCTGCACGCCCGGGAGCCGGTGGCCCGGGTGCTCGCCGACCCCAGCCGCGACGCCACCTTGCGCCAGCGCCTAGCGCTCTCGCAGCGGGCGCGGGTTTTCGCCAGCGCCGAGCTGGCCCTGCCGGACAATGGCAGCTACCGCGTCTATGCGGATATCCACAGGCCCTTCGTGGTGTGGAATGTGTTCGCCACGCCGGAGCTGTCCCTGGCGCCCATCACCCACTGCTTCCCCATTGCCGGCTGCGTCGCCTATCGCGGCTATTACCAGCCGGGCCGCGCCCGTGGTGCTGCGGCGCTGATGCGCGAGGAGGGGCTGGATACCTGGATCGGCGGCGTCGAGGCCTATTCCACCCTGGGCTGGTTCGACGACCCCATCCTCAGCAGCATGGTGCGCTGGGACGAGGACCGGCTGGCGGCGGTGATCTTCCATGAGCTGGCACACCAGAAGCTGTATGTCGCCGACGACAGTGCCTTCAACGAATCCTTCGCCAGCTTCGTCGAGCGCGAGGGCTTGCGCCAGTGGCGTGCCAGCCAGGGCCTGCCGGCGGGTGGCGAGGAGGGCGTGCGCCAGCGCGAGCAGTTCACCGCGCTGGTGCTGGCCAGCCGCGAGCGCCTGGAGAGGCTCTACGCCAGCGACCGCCCGGATGCCGAGCAGCGCGCGGCCAAGCAGGCCGAGTTCGAGCGCCTGCGCCGTGATTACCGCCAGCTGCGCGACAGCCAGTGGCAGGGTGTCGGCCGCTACGACGGCTGGATCGAAAGCCCGCTGAACAACGCCAAGTTGCTGCCCTTCGGCCTCTACGACCGCTGGGTGCCGGCCTTCGCCGAGCTGTACCGACGCAGTGCCGGCTGGACCGATTTCTACGAGCGAGTGGCGGCGCTGGCCGCGCTCGAGCCCATGCAACGCCAGGCGGCTGTGGCCGCGTTGATGCCGGAGAACTCGCCGGTGGCCGCATCGGTCGAATGAACGTGGATTCGCCTGACAGAGGAGGTGTGCGATGAACAGATGGGGATTGGCCGTGTTGCTCGGCCTGCTGGGCAGCGCCGCCGTGGCGGCACCCAAGCCGTGCGAGGAACTCAAGCAGGAGATCGAGGTGAAGATCCAGGCCGCCGGGGTGACCGCCTATACGCTGGAGATCGTGCCGGCCGCCGAGGTGGAGGACCCGAACATGGTGGTCGGCACCTGCGAGAACGGCACGAAGAAGATCGTCTACCAGCGCAACGGGACCTGAGCCTTGCGTTGAATCTCCCGGGTTGAAGCCCGGGCTACCTGCCGAGAGCCCGAGTGCTAGCGCGCGAAGGCCTGGTGCATCTCCGCCAGGGTGGCGAAGTACCAGGCCGGGGCTTCCGCCATCAATTCCTCATGGCTGCCGAAACCGTAGCCGACGCCAATGGCCTGCAGGCCGTTTTCCCGGGCGCCGATCAGGTCGTGCTTGCGGTCGCCGATCATCAGTGTCTCGGCCGGGTCCAGCCCTTCCTCGTCCAGCAGGTGGCGGATCAGCTCCACCTTGTTGGTGCGGGTGCCGTCCAGCTCGCTGCCGTAGATCACCTTGAAGTGCTTGGCGAAATCGAAGTGCCGGGCGATCTCGCGGGCGAACACCGCCGGCTTGCTGGTGGCGATGTACAGGGTGCGGCCCTGCTCGCCGAGCATCCTCAGTAGTTCGGCGACGCCGTCGAACACGCGGTTCTCGTAGAGGCCGGTGACCTTGAAACGGTCGCGGTAGTGGTTCACCGCCTCCCAGGCACGGGGCTCGTCGAAGGCGTAGGTCTGCATGAAGCACTGCAGCAGCGGCGGGCCGATGAAGTGCTCCAGGCGCGCCAGGTCCGGCTCGTGGATATCCAGCTTGCCCAGGGCGTACTGGATCGAGCGGGTGATGCCCTCGCGCGGGTCGGTGAGGGTGCCATCGAGGTCGAAGAGGATGTTCTGCTGGTGCATGGCTTGAGGCGGTCTGTGCTCGGGGGTGGGCAGGATAGCGGGGTTGGCCGACCATGCCGAGCATCTGCTGGGCATGGCCGGCCGGTGGCGTCACTGGTCGTATCCCTCGGCGATATGCAGGTCCTTCAGCTTCACGTAGTTGGCGGCGCTGTAAGTGAAGAAGGCCTTTTCCTTGTCGCTCAGCGGGCGGGCCTGCTTCACCGGGCTGCCGACATAGAGGTAGCCGCTTTCCAGGCGCTTGCCCGGAGGTACCAGGCTGCCGGCGCCGATCACCACCTCGTCTTCCACCACGACGCCGTCCATGACGATGCTGCCCATGCCCACCAGGATGCGGTTGCCCAGGGTGCAGCCGTGCAGGGTGACCTTGTGTCCTATGGTCACATCGTCGCCGACGAGCAGGGGAAAGCCGTCCGGGTTGAAGGGACCGGCGTGGGTGATATGCAGGACACTGCCGTCCTGCACGCTGGTACGTGCCCCGATGCGGATACGGTGCATGTCGCCGCGAATCAGGGCGAAGGGCCAGACGGAGCTGTCATCGCCCAGTTCGACATCGCCGATGACCACGGCGGATCGGTCGACGAAAACCCGCTCGGCCAGCTGTGGAGCGGTGCCCCGGTAGGTTCTTATCGCGCTCATAGAAAGTCCTGTGGCTGCGTTGTGCGCCGATTGTAATTAAGATGAACGCCATCGACCCGGGTTAAACCTCGTGGCGCGTCGGTTGTCCCACTCATCAGGTGCACCCGGCGTAGGACCGTCAAAAATCTGGCAATGTGGCTGGCCGTCTCTGGAAAAGGAGAGAGTCCATGACTACCTTGCGTTTCAGATCCTCTGCGAACAGAACCAAAGTCGCAGCGGCCACGGTAACCCGTGAATCCCTCGAATCCCAGGTCGCCGCCTATCTGCGGCGTGGGGGCAGATCCAGAAGATCGCCCGGGGGGTGAGCGGGATGCCATTGAACGGTTCCTGGCACTTGTCCAGGCGCAGGAAATGATTCAGGAGGGGGCCTTGTGCCCCCTCTCTCTCTTTCCCGGTATCTACGCTCCATCAACCTTTCCAGACGCAACAGGTGAATGCCGTGAGCTCCAGCAATCCCCTCCTTCAGGACTTCGACCTGCCGCCCTACTCCGCCATCCGCCCGGAGCATGTAGAGCCCGCCATCGACACCATCCTCGCTGACAGCCGTGCCGCCATCGACGCGCTGCTCGCCCGCCAGGAAGGCACGCCCACCTGGCAAGGCCTGGTGCTGGCGCTGGACGAACTGGGCGAACGCCTGGGCCGCGCCTGGAGCCCCGTGAGCCACCTCAACGCCGTGTGCAACAGCGCCGAGCTGCGCAGCGCTTACGAGGCCTGCCTGCCCAAGCTGTCCGAGTACTGGACCGAGCTGGGCCAGAACCGCGAACTGTTCCAGGCCTACGAGGCCCTGGCCAGCAGCCCCGAGGCCGCCGGCTTCGACGTGGCGCAGAAGACCATCCTCGAACACGCCCTGCGCGACTTCCGCCTGTCCGGCATCGACCTGCCGAGCGACAAGCAGCAGCGCTATGGCGAAATTCAGATGAAGCTCTCCGAGCTCACCAGCCGCTTCTCCAACCAGCTGCTGGACGCCACCCAGGCCTGGACCAAGCACGTCAGCGACGAAGCCGCACTGGATGGCCTCACCGAATCCGCCCGCGCCCAGATGAAGCAGGCGGCCCAGGCCAAGGGCCTGGACGGCTGGCTGATCAGCCTGGAGTTCCCCAGCTATTACGCGGTGATGACCTACGCCAACGACCGCGCCCTGCGCGAAGAGGTCTACACCGCCTACTGCACCCGCGCCTCCGACCAGGGCCCCAACGCCGGCCAGAATGACAACGGCCCGGTGATGGAGCAGATCCTCGACCTGCGCCAGGAGCTGGCCGCCCTGCTCGGCTTCGGCAGCTACGCCGAACTGAGCCTGGCCACCAAGATGGCCGAGACCAGCGACCAGGTGCTGAGCTTCCTCCGCGACCTGGCCGTGCGCAGCAAGCCCTTCGCCAAGCAGGACCTCGACGAGTTGCGTGCCTTCGCCGCCGAACAGGGCCTGGACGACCTGCAGAGCTGGGACACCGGCTACTACGCCGAGAAGCTGCGTGAGCAGCGCTACAGCATTTCCCAGGAAATCCTCCGCGCCTACTTCCCCATCGACAAGGTGCTCACCGGCCTCTTCGCCATCGTGCAGAAGCTCTACGGCATCGAGATCCGCGAGCTGTCGGGCTTCGACACCTGGCACCCGGACGTGCGCCTGTTCGAGATCAGCGAGAACGGCCAGCACGTCGGCCGTTTCTTCTTCGACCTCTACGCCCGTGCCAACAAGCGCGGTGGTGCCTGGATGGACGGTGCCCGCGACAAGCGCCGCACGTCCGCCGGCACGCTGGTGAGCCCGGTGGCCAACCTGGTGTGCAACTTCACCCCGGCCGTGGGCGACAAGCCCGCGCTGCTGACCCACGATGAAGTCACCACCCTGTTCCACGAATTCGGCCACGGCCTGCACCACCTGCTGACCCGCGTCGAGCACGCCGGCGCCTCCGGCATCAACGGCGTGGCCTGGGATGCGGTCGAGCTGCCCAGCCAGTTTATGGAGAACTGGTGCTGGGAGCCGGAAGGCCTGGCGCTGATCTCCGGCCACTACCAGAGCGGCGAGGCCCTGCCCCAGGACCTGCTGGACAAGATGCTCGCCGCGAAGAACTTCCAGTCCGGCCTGATGATGGTGCGCCAGCTGGAGTTCTCCCTGTTCGACTTCGAGCTGCACGCCACCCACGGCGACGGCCGCAGCGTGCTGGAGGTGCTCGAAGGCATCCGCGCCGAGGTCTCGGTGATGCGCCCGCCGGCCTTCAACCGCTTCGCCAACAGCTTCGCGCACATCTTCGCCGGCGGTTACGCGGCCGGTTACTACAGCTACAAGTGGGCGGAAGTGCTCTCCGCCGATGCCTTCTCCAAGTTCGAGGAAGAGGGCGTGTTCAACCCCGACACCGGCCGCGCCTTCCGCGAGGCCATCCTCGCCCGTGGCGGCTCCCAGGAGCCCATGGTGCTGTTCGTCGACTTCCGCGGCCGCGAGCCCTCCATCGACGCCCTGCTGCGCCACCTCGGCCTGTCCGCGGAGGCCGCATGAGCGAAGGCCCCGTGAACGTCACCAAGAAACGCTTCATCGCCGGTGCCGTGTGCCCGGCGTGCAGCGAGCAGGACCGCATCCAGATGTGGGACGAGGACGGCGTACCGCACCGCCAGTGCGTGGCCTGCGGCTATGCCGATACCCTCAACGCCCAGGGCCAGTCCGTGCCCAAGGAGCTGGGGACGCGGGTCAACAAGGCTGTGCCCAAGCCGGCCGACCCCAAGGTCCAGGGCGTGCAGTTCTTCCCCAATCCCAAGCTGAAGAAACCCAGCGAGTGAATTGAAGGCCAGGGAGGGCCGAT includes the following:
- a CDS encoding FecR domain-containing protein, which codes for MSQAPIDRAGEEAIAWMVRLRAGTPDARQQARFETWLNSDSSHQDAWARLQGGLGGHYDTLRSFERRAPGLAREALLQPELSRRNLLRGLAGLGLLGGGLWLGASSQAGQALMADLRTGTGERRRFTLADGSLLELNADSAVDLDVSTNAHLLHLRQGALVIRAAQGSTQPLVVRTRQGDVRTLGGRLLVEQLAESTRAVALERGAQASQLLGGSLGLGEGQAALLHARHIELLSGDQRNRAGWLQGRLNVLDEPLEAVIDALRPYRRGLIRVSPEVRQIKVQGVFPLDDPDRALTALGETLPIRVDTYGPWLTLISAAV
- a CDS encoding sigma-70 family RNA polymerase sigma factor, encoding MSASSKLGFFFSDHHRWLLQHVQRQLRNRADAEDTAAETFCQLLVAQVDPATIEQPRAYLSTIARRLIFDRHRRRRLEQAYLERLMLLPEELAPSPEEIHLLLEALHAVDRSLAGLPQAVKKAFLMSQLDGLGYAEIGRRLDVSERTVGRYMTQALRQCYLTGVQP
- a CDS encoding TonB-dependent siderophore receptor, with amino-acid sequence MFVPFTRFMTITLGLCGAALSPALLAETEPARSPDPHATPLELEATSVTAEGLGATTENTGSYTTGSMNTATRLNLSIKETPQSVSVVTRQQMDDFKLDTLTEVLGQTTGVVVQHLDSDRAIYSSRGYGIDNFQVDGMLNTFSRMKSDSDTIIYDRIEVVRGATGLTTGAGDPSATVNMVRKRPTREWAARAGASGGSYDNYYSYVDVGGPLAFEGRLRGRAVLAYRDSQSFRDHYAQQREVGYGILEADLTESTTLALGFDYQDKQVQGTSWGTLPYWNASGDKANLPRSTNMAAHWSSWPLQDKTSFATLDQQLGGDWHLKAAYTHRDSESDGKVYYGGGGIPEADRSGMSAWTSHMIGTQKMRVYDVNLAGSYSLLGRDHELMLGYGEAERRDWSPYTIPGPTPPGYTDIDDWKYMGGIGKFPDTVTHLPGSDGSTRQKAGYLATRLSLRDDLHAVLGSRYGSWKNQARSYEYDANDQLTGIEDTRQQHNDMWTPYAGLLYDLTPEYTLYVSYTDIFKPQELRDANRKYLEPVVGANYELGLKGSLLEERLNLATAVFWSKQDNVGELDSSVPPDPVTGEEFYKSGGKGGKAQGFEAEVSGEVLPDWNLTAGYSYTHALDGEKQRSNGGEPMNMLRLSTAYRLPGQWRALTVGGTLNWQSEIYGNTRRPVGRDSGGAIITQTTRVHQQAYSVAGLMSRYEFDRHLSVSLNVSNLFDKKYYERVGFYNGVYWGEPRTLTLGLDWTL
- a CDS encoding dodecin codes for the protein MSDHHTYKKIEIVGSSRTSIDEAINNALAEAAKSIRNLDWFEVVETRGHIENGKVGHYQVTLKVGFRLSDS
- a CDS encoding DUF1161 domain-containing protein, which codes for MKKLLLAVGLFTLAGSAFAAAKPCEELKSEIDAKIKANGATSYTLEIVDKGSATDKKVVGSCEAGSKEIVYQRN
- a CDS encoding LLM class flavin-dependent oxidoreductase → MSALSSLPLSVLDLAPIRDDGGPAQALHNSLALARHVEQLGFSRFWVAEHHNMEGIASSATSVLLGYLAANTSTLRLGSGGIMLPNHAPLVVAEQFGTLATLYPGRIELGLGRAPGADHLTARALRRERSGSADDFPQDVEELELLLGPRLEGQKVIAMPGMDTHVPIWLLGSSLFSAQLAGQKGLPYAFASHFAPRYMHEAIRVYRNHFRPSAVLDAPYVMLGVPLVAAPTDEEADFLATTVYQRVLSLMRGESLVLRPPVDSMAGRWLPHEKEAVGSFLAMAMVGGPEKIRGKLEVLLEQTGADELIFTCDVYQHEHRLRAFDILADLRG
- a CDS encoding PA0061/PA0062 family lipoprotein; this encodes MRKLPAALLLASLTACAGPLPQPDPAQAWIDLRGEPGTSFMADRLDGKRTADGRYYQVSPGRHELEMRYQFEVSSGGSLNSDSGSFQLTCHVRIRYDGFVAGERYRIDARPIVMRPQVLMYDAQRNVVARGDTLGCGPI